A window of the Gordonia humi genome harbors these coding sequences:
- a CDS encoding PEP-utilizing enzyme, whose product MGRLGGIVCQSGTTRSHLAIVSREYEVPCLLSVEFDGWRPADGDEVTLRAASSGDGWLTSGRDESAVAPPTPPEAPETGGTSSTVPTGNAAAADRPRTARTSGDPATDWWDYVDAAGDEIGRKPFPASVDELALPALFGQELTRDRLDQLISHMGRSFKPEMTRRSDFTSEIFPMMPYMSMSVVEDFHSYPVRVRAIDAALSAEEIGARLRHAGQISPLWIWMVGYHYLCGRELLISMGRLAPDEALDDVATVLDFWRRLALAHRGDGTLDYKDAGFTNRFLPAADVASLRSRIAPLDDDANRALRQLNAALSGYCFMYFTDSRVGICDNGPYPEEPGRATLVRDFLSLDSGQFSYPWAAECDPGVAGVTLVLSFPTEGFREFEINDWGTTFTEPENFLSTVTSASVIARYADGSSRVLTPSEWPDLAGRIGEEHLKLYQTFSDMGRDDRILSATRMYTWGLRPFARVAGVEDAIDWQISPATMALFPEPLGDDDQAAAIFGGALVGHDRPSAFSATR is encoded by the coding sequence CTGGGACGTCTGGGCGGCATCGTCTGCCAGTCCGGAACCACCCGCTCGCATCTGGCGATCGTCTCGCGCGAGTACGAGGTGCCCTGTCTGCTGTCCGTGGAGTTCGACGGCTGGCGTCCCGCCGACGGCGACGAGGTGACGCTACGCGCGGCGAGCTCGGGCGACGGATGGTTGACATCCGGCCGCGACGAGTCGGCGGTCGCACCGCCGACACCGCCTGAGGCTCCGGAGACCGGCGGGACGAGCTCGACGGTGCCGACCGGGAACGCGGCAGCCGCCGACCGACCGCGCACCGCGCGGACTTCCGGCGATCCGGCGACCGACTGGTGGGACTACGTGGACGCGGCCGGTGACGAGATAGGCCGCAAACCGTTCCCGGCCTCAGTCGACGAGCTCGCGTTGCCCGCCCTGTTCGGACAGGAGCTGACCCGAGACCGACTCGACCAGTTGATCAGTCACATGGGTCGGTCGTTCAAACCGGAGATGACACGGCGTTCGGACTTCACCTCGGAGATCTTCCCGATGATGCCGTACATGTCGATGTCGGTGGTCGAGGACTTCCACAGCTATCCGGTCCGAGTTCGCGCCATCGACGCGGCGCTGTCCGCCGAGGAGATCGGCGCGCGGCTACGCCACGCCGGGCAGATCAGCCCGTTGTGGATCTGGATGGTCGGTTACCACTACCTGTGCGGACGGGAGCTGCTGATCTCGATGGGCAGACTCGCCCCCGATGAGGCCCTCGACGACGTCGCGACCGTGCTGGACTTCTGGCGGCGACTGGCACTGGCACATCGCGGGGACGGAACACTCGACTACAAGGACGCGGGCTTCACCAACCGCTTCCTCCCCGCGGCCGACGTGGCATCGCTCCGCTCCCGCATCGCACCTCTCGACGACGACGCGAATCGCGCGCTGCGGCAACTGAATGCGGCGCTGTCCGGGTACTGCTTCATGTACTTCACCGACTCGCGCGTCGGTATCTGCGACAACGGACCGTATCCCGAGGAGCCGGGTCGCGCGACGCTCGTGCGCGACTTCCTCAGCCTCGACTCCGGGCAGTTCTCGTATCCGTGGGCGGCCGAGTGCGATCCCGGCGTAGCCGGGGTGACGCTCGTGCTGTCGTTCCCGACCGAGGGATTCCGCGAGTTCGAGATCAACGACTGGGGCACCACGTTCACCGAGCCGGAGAACTTCCTGTCGACCGTGACCTCGGCGTCGGTCATCGCGCGCTACGCGGACGGCTCCAGTCGAGTCCTCACGCCGAGCGAATGGCCCGACCTCGCCGGCCGTATCGGTGAAGAGCACCTGAAGCTGTATCAGACGTTCAGCGACATGGGCCGCGACGACCGGATCCTGTCCGCGACCCGCATGTACACCTGGGGGCTGCGCCCGTTCGCTCGGGTCGCCGGAGTCGAGGACGCGATCGACTGGCAGATCTCCCCCGCCACCATGGCGTTGTTCCCCGAACCGCTCGGGGACGACGACCAGGCCGCCGCGATCTTCGGCGGTGCGCTCGTCGGGCACGACCGACCGAGCGCCTTCAGCGCCACCCGCTGA
- a CDS encoding PEP-utilizing enzyme — protein MLEIDDDDLDDTIAFVHKGGMTFLSPILPDLKAIVCTAGSRESHLAILSRESAVPCVLVASIAGEIPDGARVRLGLTDSETATIDVVESAVTA, from the coding sequence GTGCTCGAGATCGACGACGACGACCTCGACGACACGATCGCGTTCGTCCACAAGGGCGGGATGACGTTCCTGTCGCCGATCCTTCCCGATCTGAAGGCGATCGTCTGCACCGCGGGCAGCCGCGAATCACACCTGGCGATCCTGTCGCGTGAATCCGCGGTGCCGTGCGTACTCGTCGCGTCCATCGCCGGTGAGATCCCCGACGGAGCCCGGGTCCGGCTGGGCCTGACCGACTCGGAGACCGCGACGATCGACGTCGTCGAATCGGCGGTGACCGCATGA
- a CDS encoding enoyl-CoA hydratase/isomerase family protein, producing the protein MSYIRTAVQNGIGEIVLDRPKALNALDQSMIDDLHDTLTAWGDDDAVDTVLVTSASDRAFCAGGDIRAVRDSAVAGDAAAVTKYFASEYRVNQLIAEYPKPYVALVDGAAMGGGLGISVHGEIRVVTEKALIAMPETAIGFVPDVGSSYFLPRLPTGVGMWLGLTGARLRGADAVAVGLATHFVPSDRIERVAETIRSGAGIAAALADHRDPVEATLPLRKIADYFGDTNVEGIVGGLRGAVGDEWAEEMLALLGAGSPTSLFATARLIELGESSSLAECLERELSTAEKITAHPDFAEGVRAVLVDKDRDPSFAPATIEEVSAASIADLVG; encoded by the coding sequence ATGTCGTACATCCGCACCGCCGTGCAGAACGGTATCGGGGAGATCGTCCTCGACCGACCGAAAGCCCTCAACGCACTCGACCAGAGCATGATCGACGACCTCCACGACACCCTCACCGCGTGGGGTGACGACGATGCGGTCGACACCGTGCTCGTCACCTCCGCGAGTGACCGCGCCTTCTGCGCGGGCGGCGACATCCGGGCCGTCCGCGACAGTGCCGTCGCGGGCGACGCCGCGGCGGTCACGAAGTACTTCGCGAGCGAGTACCGCGTCAATCAGCTGATCGCCGAGTATCCGAAGCCGTACGTCGCCCTCGTCGACGGCGCCGCGATGGGCGGCGGCCTGGGCATCAGCGTGCACGGCGAGATCCGCGTCGTGACCGAGAAGGCGCTCATCGCCATGCCGGAGACCGCCATCGGTTTCGTCCCGGACGTCGGCTCGAGCTACTTCCTGCCCCGACTGCCTACGGGTGTCGGCATGTGGCTGGGCCTGACCGGCGCCCGGCTGCGCGGCGCCGACGCCGTCGCGGTGGGGCTCGCCACGCACTTCGTTCCCTCCGATCGAATCGAGAGGGTCGCCGAGACGATCCGCTCGGGCGCGGGCATCGCGGCCGCGCTGGCCGATCACCGTGATCCGGTGGAGGCGACGCTGCCGCTGCGCAAGATCGCCGACTACTTCGGCGACACCAACGTCGAGGGGATCGTCGGCGGTCTGCGCGGAGCGGTCGGCGACGAGTGGGCGGAGGAGATGCTGGCCCTGCTCGGTGCGGGGTCGCCGACCAGCTTGTTCGCCACCGCGCGCCTCATCGAACTGGGCGAGTCGTCGTCGCTGGCCGAATGTCTCGAGCGTGAGCTGTCGACCGCGGAGAAGATCACCGCCCACCCGGACTTCGCCGAGGGCGTCCGCGCGGTACTCGTCGACAAGGACCGCGACCCGTCGTTCGCTCCGGCGACGATCGAGGAGGTCTCGGCGGCGTCGATCGCGGACCTGGTGGGGTAG